The stretch of DNA aaaaggtctcatgtagccttgggtggcctcaaactctctgtgtctctggccatgatgtttaattttgattctctagcttccccctcccaagtgttgggattatagacatcTACCATCATGCCTGATTGAATTTTTCTTCTAGATATTAGAAACTAGAAACAATATGCATGCATACCCCAAGGAGTTAGATGATCTCTGTGTAGCAACTAGCCATGAACTagtccatataggaaacaaaaatacttactgatattttattttcttcagttatttATAATATTTGCCTCAAATTCTGATGATAAACATGTAATCAGAAAGTTACAAATGATCTTATCCATAAGTGTGTTTTGCATGGATAGGAAAGTGTAGTAAAGACAGACCAAAAGAAATGGCCTGTGATGTAAATGCGtttgaataaaaacaattaaacttACTGTAAATCAGTTGaaaatctttaaaacttttcaaaattgaaaagttatttttaatttttaagttaatgaTCATCAGATTTGGCAGTGCCTTAccctataataaaaataatttactttgcCCCTGTTCCTGTCCTGGGATATTATTTCTTGTGCATATCTCATACCTTAGGGAATATGGAAAAATGACCTATTGAAAGAATTTAAGATTAGAAATTCTAGAAAATCAATCTAAAATTGGAAAGCAACATTACATTTTAATTGGAAAGTTTGGCTGGCTGCAGGTTTATTATTCCAGGCATTTAAAAAACCTGGCTGCATTTTGTAATAGCTAGGATCCCAATGCCTACAACCGGTGTACCACAAAgcaaacactgtgtgtgtgtatacataagaAAGAAATGCTACTATTCAAGAAAAAGCTTAGACTACTTCATCCCAGAAACATCCCAGACATGTTTATTGACTGAAAAGTTACGCTGAAAGCCTCATTTTATATCTAAGATTTTGTAATAAGCACAAATGAAGATATAATGTGGCTACCTGTTGTAAACAAGGAACtagatataaaaatgaataagaagTTTTGGCTCTGGTACTCAAAAGTTTCTAAATAGGttgtgaataaaaaatttaagcgGCAGTATGGAAACATTGGAACTAGTGAACAGAGAAATGCTTGGATATCCATAGTGTTCTGAGTGTGCAGTCATGTATTCACAGGAggctgtgcatgtgtatgatggtgcaggtgcacacatgtgtggagaaCAGAAGTCGAAGTTGGTATCTTAGTTGTTCTTTACCTTATATTTCAAGTCAAGGTCCCTTCTCTTACTCATTCAGCGATTGGGCAAGGCTGACTGGCCAAAAAGCTGTAGACATTCTCCTATCTTCATGTCCTATCTTGCGCACCCTCCAAATTGAGATGATAGGTGCAtacttctgtgtctggcttttcaaagaaaataattccacgtacataatattctttattttttattagttctttgagagtttcaagTTTCATACGATGTGTTTGAACCATATTTATCCCTCTTTCTCTAAATCTTACATCTGGCTTTAGTATGAATGCTGGAGATAAAAGGCAGGTCTTCATATTTGTACAACACCCTCTTTACAGATTGaacatctcctcagccctgtatATCACGTcattctttaaatattatttatttacataacatttttgttacttttaaatttttttcatacaatatattttgatcatagtttttctcctctcccaagtcctcccagattctcccacctccctacccacccaacttcgtactctttctctctcaaaaaaaaagtcccccccccaaaaaaaaatacaggaaaacaaaacaagacaaaaccaagaagaagaaaaaatactaagcaataacaaaggaaaagaatacacacacacacaaaaaaaaaggtgtctgATTGGTGTTGATATACTACTCTGGAGCATGAGGTCTGCCCTGGAGTGCATCACTCCATCGGAGAAAGCCAATTTTCCCTCTAGCAGCagatatcaattgcaaatagcttcttggttaggagtatgtacccacttcctcttccctgtGTTGGGGTTGTGTCTAGGTTGAATTTGTGAAGGTCTTGTGAATGCTGtcaccatctctgtgagttcatatgtggatcagttctgtgtctggaagacactgtcctTGGAGCCTTTCACcaccactggctcttacaatcttgctgcctcctcttctttaaaGATTCCTGAACCTGAATCCAGGGGTCTGATAAAGACATTTCTTTTAAGGCTAAGTGCTCCGAGGTCTCTCACTGTCTACATGtagtccagttgtgggtctctgtgttaattgccatctactgcaaaaagaagcttctctggtgatgattGAGCagtgcactgatctatgggtatagcagtatgtcattaaaagttattttattgttatgtccATTTAGTAGAATAGTAGTAGTGGATGCCCTCCTCCCCCCTGCCATTGTCTCATTGATTCTCACGTTCTTCCTTCACTAACATTGTCAGGCATCATACCACATTTACAGAATGTTTACTGAAAATCAGGTATTGTGGTACATGCCCATGATCTCAAGAGACCAACCCAGAAGGATTGCCATAACTTTGAGATCAGCATGGGTTATATATCAAGTAACAGCCCCAAGGCCAAACAGCAAGatactatctcaaaagaaaaataataataataagatggTACATAGTTAtaggaaaactaaaaataaggcAACCATCTATggctcttaaaaaagaaaattccaagaaCTTCACTGCTCACAACCTCTCCAATTGTAAGCAGGGATTTGAAGTGTTATTCTTTCAGTGACATCAAGtttaaaatgaatcttttctttatttcagaaATCACCCTCACCCAGTGAAGAGGTAAAGTGTATTCACATCTATCTATAATTAAATATACTAATATGTTGCTTATACTACTTTTTCTTTAAGTTATCATTTTCCATCAAATAATACTAAATAATtcagttttattatgtttttcctTGAAGGACTAGGGGATTCATTTGGAAACATGTTCACTTCTTTTCATCTCATGGTCCACTTACGTATGCCTATGTACCATACCCAGGCTTATACATCATAAACCTTTTTATCCTCCCTGACATCCTGCCCATCATTATGCTTGCTGATTAGGTTGAGTGGGTTAAAATGAAACATAATCTTATAAAGTTTGACATTATAGAAGGTATAGTTGAGAAGGAAGGCAGGACTTTCCAAAACGTGAAAACTGAATCTGTATCCACAGGAAGTTCATTGTTCGGAAACCACCTTGGAACAAATCTAAATAAGACAACACAGGGCATGAAACCATTAAGTGCAGTTTGTCAAAATTCTTTGAATTATAATCAAGCTTTAGCTATAGAGCATACCAAAATTCTAAGATCCTGATTTGTAAACCAGGGGTAGTCTGATGATGAAAGGATTTATGATATGATACAAAATATTATGTATGCATGAGTATTTTCTGTGAATTCTTACATAATTTATGACCTGAGCTTCCTGCCAGTCTTCCAGAATGGGATAGACAAATCTAGAACAGTCAGAGGCACATATGGAGGTCTTACCACAAGGGAGAATTTGAAAATTTGATGAAAAATTCATGACCAATGTTACTAAAAtactcatttaaaacaaaaaaaaatagtactgGGAAAATTATACAGGTAAAGCCAAGTTCATTCTCCACATTTCCTGCCTACTCTTCTGATAACGATTCCTTGAAGGAACTGAAGCTTTGATACAACAGGACAAATCCAGGACACAGGTCACAAATAGTCCTATACCTGGAAGAGGAATATGGAAGTGAAGAACTCAAGTGGGAAAATTTAGAGACAGGGAGGGTGCCGAGTGCAGGAGGCATGGAGAAAGAACACGGTGGACAGAAGCCTGGAACAACCAGTCCTCTCATCCTGTGCCAATCTTCTAAAATACACTCATGCATATCCACGTCCATCCTAGCCTAGGCAGTGTATTCTGCAGGAGGTAACACTCATTTGCCTATATACAAAGTGTTTCTCCTTCAGTATGTAATACTCTTTTGCCTATATGCAAAGTGTTTCCTGCAGCTTGGGTTTATTTGATTTTCTCAAACTATTTTCCTTTCAGTTATTATGGATGCATATTAGCTATTAAGAAAGATTAAACGggtgttcttttaaaaacattacttATGTATGACCACAGTCATAACAGAAGTAGGAGTATAGATATGAGTATAAACAATCAACTACAATGAAttactttcctttctatttaggATTACTATGGAAATCGCTACCCACTTACTCCATCTCTCAATATCCCATTCGGCTTATGGAATGATAATTTACCACCTTTCCTTTTGCCTCCTCTTGACGTTCACCAAGGAAATGCCATCACCAAATTCTCTGGAAATCCTGAAGCTGAAAGAGGGCTAACTCCGTACCCTTGGATTCCTACTTCTTCTAAAGTTCGCTATATATACCAAAACCCTAGTTATCCCACAGATCCTGCAgcagctgctcctcctcctccagtgcCTCCTCCCAGGGCATACCCCTTTGTCATACCTCCAAAGATTTCTGTTTCATCTGTTGCAGCTGAACCTGCAGCAGCGCCCCCGGCAGCAGCGCCTGCTGTAGGCGAGGGTCTGGTACCTGAGTTCTCTATGGACAAAACTATTTCTGGCCTGCCTCCTGCAATCAAACTTGAACCACCACCTGCTGAACCCAAACCTCCTGCAGCGGAGCCTGCTCTAGGCCAATTTGGTGCTGGCGCGCCTGAGACTGCTCCAGCCCAGTTTGGTGGACTTGAACCTGCTCCTGCCCCATCTGGGGCCGCTGAGCCTGCTGCAACCCACCCCGTGATACCTGAACCCGCTCCACCCCAATCTGtggctgcagcccaggctgtACCAGGGGAAAACCCTGCAGACCAGTCTGCTGAAAACAAACCTGCTTCAGGTGAGCCTGCTGTAGCCCCGCCTATACCAGTTGAGCCGGCTGCAGGCCAGGCTGCCGAAGCCAAGCCTCCTGCAGCTGAGGCTGCTGCCGCCCAAGCTCCTGCAACTGAACCTATTGCTATTGCGGGCCAGTCTGTTGTGGGAAAGCTTATTCCAGCTGAACCTACCGAAGCCAAAGTGGAGGCACCTGAGCCTGTTGAGGCCAAACCTGGTAGCCAAGAGCCGCAGCCTTTTCTGTTTTACCAGGTAGGTTACCCTCTTCACCACTGCAGTGTGTGGGATTTGCAGAAGGGAAGACATCCATCTTCTGTACATGAAAACACACCAGCTTCAGGAGATGCTGTTTTAGTAGACAGTCGATAAGTAAATGGCAGGTGTCGAAAGTGTATAGGGCATTTGCTTATACCCATGAAAAGAATTTTCAGGATTTGAATATTTGAACATATCCACCAGAACCCCCATGCCTCTTGTTCCTTCTCGCACCTTCTCATATTTCACGTCTTTGGTAAACTTTCTGttagataaaaataatgaatCGGGGCTAGAGAGctagcacagtggttaagagcactttttcttgcaggttcagttcccagcacccacatggaggctcatatccatctgtaactctagttacaagggatccagcaccctcttctggcctccacatgcccgaggcacacatgtgcagtgtgtgtgtgtgtgtgtgtgtgtgtgtgtgtgtgtgacatgcatacatatatatgtatatatatatacatatatacatatatattgcagacaaacacacatataaaaattttaaactgatTAGCTGGACAAATTGACTTTGTCGTGTTATAGGAAGAATTAATGTGTGTTTTTCCCCacatattacatacacacacacacacacacacacacacacacacacacacacaaatacttaacATTTAACCTATAACGTGTAATCCCTGGAACTCTGTGCAGGTAAAAAATGCTAAACCAATTACTGGTCcactttttctgcttcctgtgtcttACTAACTATTCTTCACAACATGAAGTTCAAATCATGAAAAAACTCTTCTTCCTCataattattttggttttcagacagggtctcattatgtaaccaaggctagcctagaacttacagtgatctacctgcctctacctcctgagtgctaagcctaaaggtgtacaccaccatacctagtccTTTTTGCATAATTTTAAGCACATATTTTGTTTCAGACAAGAGAGGGAATCCACTTTCTGTAACTCATCATGTCTGGAAAGAGATTTCTCTAGACCTTTTATAATGCATTTTAGAATTGCTCACTTATTTAGGAAAGAAAGCCCTAGTGCTACCAAATgaagtattattttaataataaataaaaatatcctttttctttttaggtaGAGAAGTGAGATTTTCTGGAGAAGAGAGTTTCTGTAAGTCATGCATAATAATGAGATGTGGATGTTGTAGATTAACTATACTACATCTCCTCTGCTGAAACTATCTttggagattttatatatatataaaatatatgtaattttatatatatatgaagatatatatatatatatgtctccaatttttttttaactacttgaAAGTGAAAAAGTGGAGTGTGGTTGATGATTATCTGTGCCCCAGAAGTTAAGATGTGGTGAATGTATGTCCTGTGTAAAATTTTCAGGCTGTTTTGAGAATAGGAAGTTCTTCTTTAAACTGATCCAAATTGATTATGACCTGGCTATCCTGTATAATAGACATCAATGTAGGAACAAGCTTCAATAAATGGGAAGGAGACTAAACTATAGAGAAGTGTTGCCCGTTAAGGACTGTGGGCCGTTTTGTATGTTATCTATCAGCTTCCATTCTTACCCAGTTTCTACTCCTCTATCTCACCTCAATCACTGTCCTAAGAATAAAAGCCCTGGCCAAAATGCTCAGTTGAGCATCTCCCCACTCCTTATTTAATCAAAaatcagcaaaataaataaaatgattaaacTATTTATAATCCCTTGGTCCTCTGTCCTACCCCAAAACTACTACAAGATTATGATTATAAATGTTCACTGGACAAGGAATGGTGAGACTGTCAGTCAAATCAAAATTCTAACAACTGAAGTGATATCAGTGCCTCAAGTTATATTGAAAATCAAATGTGATAACAATTAGTAATATTAGTGATACCTACCCCTTAACAATAGCCATTTCCAATGACATTCAACCTTTTTCAGTTTTTACTTGGACCTTAACCACTGCTAAATTATTTGACACTGTTTATTTGCTCATATTTAAGATGAGAGACCTGTTAGTGAATAATATCAAAATATTAGATACATTTAACAATTTCACATTATCACAGGCATGTGTCTCAAATTTATTACATGTAAGATACTCAATGAGAAATAAAGGGGGAAAATGCTACCTTTCTGGAAAGTCTGTTAAAATGGAGAAAGAATTCTTCTTTAAATTATTCAATATCAAGAGACAGTGTTGATCTAAATCAAAAGCCACTCAAGCCCATAATTTTTGATACCTATATATACATTCAAATAAACTGTGACATAGCATTTTAATTAAACTCTAATAAGTATGTTTATTTTAATTCCTATAAAAATATAGAATTGTAAGGATGCTGtatctgtaagaaagcaggagaaaaaccattatttcttttaaacatGTGTTATGACATAGATTTTTAAATGACTATTCTGCATAGTTTATCAAAACAActtgtaaaaaaataattttgctttATGTGTAAGAAATGTGACAATTTGTTAAACAAAActgatgttattttaatttttttacagaTACCGATGAACAAATCAAAGAAAtctaaatgttctttcttttctcaaccAATAGTTTACTATGTTTTATTAAAACTATCAGTCTCTCCATAGTGATTGGTTTGTGCTGGATTTCTTTAGAccttataacaaaacaaaactgatggAATGCTTTCTTTTcagttaaaattataaaatatagacTTCATAGGTATGgctaaagaaatttttaaaaatttaaatatgcagTACAGTACCTTTTTTCAAACGGTCTCTAGCATACAAGACAATTTTGTCTTTTGTGTCTAAATACTTTCTCATAGAAACCATTTTGACAACACTGACCCTCCCACCCATCCCCAATCCCTTTGCTTCAAAATGTCAGCCACTTTTCTGAATAACACATTTAATACCAACTTACAAGGCCCTTCTGAGTCTCAAAAGTTATGCCATGTTCCTTACAAATATTCAGCCCTGATAAtaatcatacaaataaatattgtTCTATTTTAAAGACAACGACTTGCCAACAATTAAATAGCTACAAAATATTTGCAGCAAGATGGAAAAGCATACCAAGAAGTTATGGACTTTGAATGTTACTGGAAGGAAAGGCAAAGTAAACTAATGTGCTGTGGATTTGAGTAGTTTCTTTTGACTGTTGCAACAAATTACCACAAAATGCACAGTTTGAAACAAAAGAAACCTATTTTCTCATGACATGAAGATCAGAAGTTCGAAATTAATTTTACTAAATTAAGATCAGTGGGTTGGCAATATGTACTCAGACAGCCCTGGACGTTTCTTCCAGGCTTTGCCTTGGGCTGTCATTTTTTTGGCTTCTACCCACCTTTGGTTCTTTGATAGGCAGTTAAATGAACCCAGTGGAATAAAGGGGAAGCTGAGAAATCCTaggttataaataaataaacagcaaatCTCAGCATGTCTTAACTTACTAATTAAAATCTCCCCACTTCAGTCTAACTCCCACAAATAGAACAGACACGTTCTCaccatatcagaaaaaaaattcaagatccTCACCCTTAACTGCATCAAAATGGGACTTTTCCTGCTCCTGAACATCAAACAGAAAGGACAAGTTACCTGTACCCTAAATGGTGGTCCCATGATAAGCCTGAGACACAATAACTAAAATACTCCCCATTAGAAAATTACCACCACTGCAGCATTCCAAATGGAAACGGGGAAGCCAAGGTAGAGAAATGTGCATGATTTCCCTCTCTGCAAATAAGTGTTGTAGCCATGCTTTTCTCCAGTAATGCTAGAGGTTTGTTTTCCATCCTTGGGCTGTAAAAGTCCACCTCctgcttggaaggctgaagccCCAGGACTTACTTTGTAAAGACCAGAATAATAATAGTGTTCAGAGGGTGTTGATGTTCAGTTGGAAGATAAAACATTCTGGGGACAAAACTGCAGCTGGATGACCAGGTATTAATGTATTATGTACTAGAAACATATGGAGAGGGTCTACTTTAAGGATAGTCAGTCCCCAAAATGCAACTGTTCCAGGTGATGTGAATATGTCACTTTACATGATAGTGGTAATCTTTTTACTctatgtgtattatgtgtatgcatgtgtatgcatatgtgtacacacacacatatatatatatgtatatatatatacatatatatgtatcaaatGCCATTACACACTTTGAAAATAGACATTTTTGTCAGTCAGACCCCAAGAaagctgaaagggaaaaaaaaaagaaagaaagaatatctcAATCAACCAATTAATATTATTGATTATAATTAAATGTAAAGCCTATCTCTTTAAAGGAGTTAAATTATCTGAAGACACAAATACTCAATGGAGCCTTTTGCATTTGGTctgatttaatttaataataCATTAACCTAATTTAATAGCAAAAAGTCTTCAGGATGCTAATCAACTTGCTTTCAGGGAAGGCTAGTGTGCCAATAATTACAAAACCCTCCCTTTTCTACATACCTTGATGTCACTACATGTTGCTCCCTTACTTCACTGGCTACTCCAATGAATTCTCGGTGGGGTGGCAGGGAATCAATGAGAATATAACTCCACTCACCAGATCTTTTCCCCAGGTCACGTTATTAAGCTAAAATCATGCATTTGGCCTTCAGCATGTGATATGTTAAACAGCATTTTACTCATTATTTGGGGTAAGAAGTCAGCTTCTCAGTTCTGTTGAGGTCCAAGCCTCTGGCGATCACACTCCTCATACCATGTATAAGAGGGAGATTTCCTGAGTTAGCTTCTTGTCCCATCTTATCACAGGCAGATAGTATAACTCACATACTCTAAAGTGCATTCATGGCTGAGATGGACTTTATATACTGCGGAAAAGATGAAGCTAGCCTAGTGGCCAGGCCATATCATtccagcattgggaaggcagaTGCAAGAagagtctgagtttgaggccagcctgggctacaaaggaaCCCATGACTGCCAAGAGAAGTATGGAGGGGCATGGGCTggcgtggggggggggcatgggggGGACGACGATGACACACAACATGACAAAGGGGAGATAAAAATTGTATCAAATTAATTTGTGGAAAAATAATACCCTATCTTGAAGTGAAACATTGAAAATTCTATGAAGATAGAAGATTTTACTCATaaatcttaactttaaaaaatattttatgtagaaaaaagtattttatgtgtaggagtgtttgcctgcacgcttgtctgtgctccatgtgtgtgcagtgcctgctcaagccagaagagggcgacagaACTGAGTTCCAGAAGGTCGCAAGTCACCAAGCAGGAATCCAAACCCAGGCCTCCAGAAGAGcgaccaatgctcttaaccactgagctttctctccagccctaaatctATAAATTTTTTTAGCATTAAAGAATGATCTGCCTATGGCCAAATGCTGAGAAATTTGAAGCTTATTGCAAGAATTTAAGCAATATTTTGGaaaaatctaacagttcagtggccCCAGGGTATGAACGACTGCTCAAACTGCTGCACATAATAAAGGCCTTAAGAGGACCTCTGTGCACTGGGCAGCCAAGAAGGACTTTCAGAGCAGAGAATGATGGTATCAAAGTACTAGTTTCATGACGATTGATACAGAGACAGAGTATTGTGGGCTAGAAGAGACTGAAACTGGGAACCCCAGTTAGAAAGTCTTGGTTGGTTAGtgacatacaaataaatacaacagTTCATAGCCTTATGGCCCAGAGCGAGGGCTTGTCCCTTGAACAGGCCCTAGCCAGAGAAAATAGGAGGGATATGGGCCTAGAGCCATTATTTCCTTAACTAGGTGCCTAATTCAGTCAATTGTTCTTTATTCGTGCATTTTCTGGACACAGTCTTTTTTCTTCTACTGTGTTAAGTTCTGATAATACTCCAGAGGTCAAGGACCACTTGTTCTCTCTAATCCTGCCAGCACAGTGGATGGAGCCCAAAATCCACAGAAATGCCAGAAGACAGGAAAAGGGGAGAGGGCTCATAGTTGTTCCAGTCCTCCCTGGTGGATTAAGGAATGCCTGGTTTTTCTTGGCTCCTTGATCTCTACGGAAACCACTGgcaaccccacccccaaagacTCTCAAAACAAGAATCATATGGCCTGCAAGTCGCTGTAAGACTTAAGTTCTCCAGAATGCTGCACTCCCCATTTGTAAGGTCGGTGGGTGCAGTCAGAATGCTCGTGAGCCAACAGGCCTTGAGCTCCAAGATGAGGCTGAGCGCTGCCATAGCAACGTCCCGGACATCTAGATGGTCTTTGGCCGCAAGGGCTGCAGCAGGGACCCAGGTCTTCACCTTCtcacactgggtgtggtggtgtgggacTACAGATGGCCCAACCAGGTAGGAGAGACTGCCCTGCTCCTCCAGCAAGAGGATAGACAGACGATAGACAGACGGGTGGCTTTCAAGaatgcctttccagaaacacatctGCTACCCTCAGTCCGACAGCCCAGAGAGGCATGATGCTCCAAGGGAAGGAACATCTTCCAGGGTCTTTGTCACCCCCAGCTCAGCATCTGGATCTCTGCCCTCCTTCCAATTTCGACCCCGTATAGAGAATGTGGACTGGAGGCGGCTGGGCGCCATTGATGTGGACAAGGTGGTGGGAGCCATGGATATCCTGACACTTCAGGAGAACATCATGAACATCACCTTTGGCAAGCTGGAGGACGAGAAGTGCCCGCATTGCCAGTCGGGGGTGGACCCATTGCTGTTGAAGCTCACCCGTCTGGCGCAACTCACGATCCAGTACCTGATGCATTCTCAGGAGTTCCTCGCCTCACAGCTGAACGTGGTGGAGGAACGGTTGCGCCtcagtctgagtggctgtgagcgGAACAAACAGCTACTCACCAAGCAGGCTGAGGAGATCAGACTGCTCAAGCAGGAGTGTAGGCGCAGGAAGAAGGTGTTGTCTGCCCAGCAGCTGATGATGGGCCAGGCCAAAGCCAGCCATTACCAGTGCCGTTTTTGTGACAAAGCCTTTATGAGCCAAGCTTTTCTACAGAGCCACGTTCATCGCCGTCACCCTGCAGATTCTTGTCTTGGGAGAAGTACAAAGGCACGGAATGACAAGCTGCAGAAGGAGATCGACATGTTGAAGGAGCAGCTGCGGTTCACCAAGGCTCAGCTAGAGGCCACCCCGCACACCCACACAGTCAGGATCTCTGAAGACGGGGAAGCGCTGAAAACCAAAGAGGACTTTCAGAAATTAGTTGATAgatgagaggaggaagaaaaacagaaattgagGGATGAGATGGAAAAAGTCAAGGAGATGTTTATGAAGGAGTTTAAAGACTTAACTTCTAAGCATTCAGCTTTAGAATATCAGTTGTTGGAAATCCAGAAATCCAATATGCAGGGCAAGCTCCACATGGGCACCTGGAGAGACTTCTCGGTTTAATGACTGATTTCCACATCCCAGCGTTTCCCAAACGTGCTGCACCTCCTTGAGTGCGAGTAAGCCAGTGGCCGGACAGACTTCCAAGTTCTCAAGGAAGAatgcagcaaggagcagggtCAAGTCTTTCTCTGGCAACCACAGCCGCCCCGAGGTCATGAGTGCAATAGCCCTCTCAGGTCCAGAAGACACTGATTGACAGCTGTCATCCACATTGTCTCCTACACTCGTTCCAcccctttcttctctgtgttgtttcttggtgtgtgtgtgtgtgtgtgtgtgtgtgtgtgtgtgtgtgtgtgtgtgtgtgtgtgtgtgtgttttaaatgtcTCAGGGCTGAGGGTTCCGTAACCATGTATTCTCCACAATTTGACCAATTGTAAGTTTGTATTAGCCTCTATGCATCacaaaaaggaagcttctctgataaaagCTGAGGTTACCTTATTTATCTGTAAGTATAAAATGTCATCTAGAAGATAATTTGATGCTCTATCCATTAAGCAAGATAAGTCTCAATTCCCATCATAAAGCAGTTGGTTGCCCCCCCCCACATTCCTGCCACTATTACACCATAATAATATCTTAACATTTACATTTCTGTAAGTACAGGGACCCCAACCCCATGTACAGATGTAGCCTtacaaaatttacattttcaattcCCAGGTTATAAATACTTctctatgttttaaaatattttcagaatcatTTTATTAGCTAAGTGGTGATCCCTCTGGATGCTGTTACTTAATCATTCCTGTGTTGCTGAAGACCTTTACATGTAACTgatgttttttctcatttctaagcAAATATAAATAAAGGACTGTTctcattaacaacaacaacaacaaatactagGAAAGacatttagaagaaaaaataataaaaaaaatatttgataattaAGACAAACCGATGCTGTTAATGGAAGGAGAAATATAAGAATCTAGGCTTTCTGTGTTGTTTGAAAAAGTCAGTGGAAAAAAACATAAGCAACTCATAAAAGATAGAAAAGTATTACTTGTTACGATGAATTCTACTTTAGTATAGAGGGGgaaatatggaaaaagaaaacagggtcATGTCCATTTTTCAATGGCAA from Peromyscus eremicus chromosome 10, PerEre_H2_v1, whole genome shotgun sequence encodes:
- the Prr27 gene encoding proline-rich protein 27 is translated as MKLLLWACVMCVAFAKRRRYPFIYKKSPSPSEEDYYGNRYPLTPSLNIPFGLWNDNLPPFLLPPLDVHQGNAITKFSGNPEAERGLTPYPWIPTSSKVRYIYQNPSYPTDPAAAAPPPPVPPPRAYPFVIPPKISVSSVAAEPAAAPPAAAPAVGEGLVPEFSMDKTISGLPPAIKLEPPPAEPKPPAAEPALGQFGAGAPETAPAQFGGLEPAPAPSGAAEPAATHPVIPEPAPPQSVAAAQAVPGENPADQSAENKPASGEPAVAPPIPVEPAAGQAAEAKPPAAEAAAAQAPATEPIAIAGQSVVGKLIPAEPTEAKVEAPEPVEAKPGSQEPQPFLFYQVEK